Proteins encoded by one window of Dehalococcoidia bacterium:
- a CDS encoding ROK family protein: protein MAVLAIDLGGTWVRLALFREADAPPARVTRFATQPEDGFERVLDRIAEAARALRAGEPISCAGLAAPGPLDPARGVLLRPPNLRGWPAEAPIGAALSERIGVPVFVDNDANVAALGEWRAGAGRGVDHLIYFTVSTGIGGGVILGGRVVHGAHGYAGELGHMVIQADGPPCLCGGRGCLETLASGTAIARLARERLAAGEPSRLTPDATAAEVFAAAAAGDRLAAAIVERAMWHLGIGVVNALHLFDPALVILGGGVTNAGRLVFDPVARAVARLAMPAFRHTPVVRAALGDDAGLYGAAALAFGAPG, encoded by the coding sequence ATGGCTGTGCTCGCAATTGATCTCGGCGGAACGTGGGTGCGCCTCGCGCTCTTTCGTGAGGCCGATGCGCCCCCAGCACGGGTGACGCGCTTTGCGACCCAGCCCGAGGACGGCTTCGAACGCGTGCTCGACCGGATTGCTGAGGCGGCGCGCGCGCTCAGGGCAGGAGAGCCGATCAGCTGCGCCGGCCTGGCTGCTCCCGGTCCGCTCGACCCGGCGCGCGGCGTGCTGCTTCGCCCGCCGAACTTGCGCGGGTGGCCTGCTGAAGCGCCGATCGGTGCTGCACTCAGCGAGCGGATAGGGGTGCCGGTCTTCGTCGACAACGACGCCAACGTCGCGGCGCTCGGCGAATGGCGGGCTGGCGCGGGACGCGGGGTCGACCATCTCATCTATTTCACGGTCAGCACCGGCATCGGGGGCGGCGTTATCCTCGGCGGGCGGGTGGTTCACGGGGCGCACGGCTACGCCGGCGAACTGGGACACATGGTCATTCAAGCGGACGGGCCGCCCTGTTTGTGCGGCGGGCGGGGCTGCCTTGAGACCCTCGCTTCCGGCACGGCGATCGCCCGTCTTGCGCGCGAGCGGCTTGCTGCCGGCGAGCCAAGCCGGCTCACGCCGGACGCAACCGCAGCAGAGGTGTTCGCCGCTGCCGCTGCCGGGGATCGGCTCGCTGCGGCGATCGTCGAGCGAGCGATGTGGCACTTAGGGATCGGCGTCGTCAACGCTCTCCACCTGTTTGATCCGGCGCTGGTCATTCTCGGCGGCGGCGTCACCAACGCGGGACGGCTGGTCTTCGACCCGGTCGCGCGCGCGGTCGCGCGCTTGGCGATGCCCGCCTTTCGGCACACCCCGGTCGTCCGGGCAGCGCTGGGCGACGACGCCGGCCTCTACGGCGCCGCCGCCCTCGCTTTCGGCGCGCCAGGCTAG
- a CDS encoding intradiol ring-cleavage dioxygenase, which translates to MVAAHHRALLLPAARRLVMAACGLVLGASGVILSLPVSAETGKPAAWPPVVAAEQELPLTPSMTEGPYFKPDSPLRSSLIEEGVSGTPILLTGQVLAPDGQPIAGAVVDIWQADERGRYDTAGYRLRGHTLTDENGVYALETIVPGLYPGRTRHIHVKVQAPGGPVLTTQLFFPDEAANARDRIFDPRLLLEVQESEHGLVGRFTFVVAIA; encoded by the coding sequence ATGGTCGCAGCGCATCATCGCGCATTGCTTCTGCCGGCAGCGCGCCGTCTTGTCATGGCAGCCTGCGGACTGGTGCTGGGAGCGAGCGGGGTGATCCTCTCGCTCCCCGTCAGCGCGGAAACCGGCAAGCCAGCTGCCTGGCCCCCGGTTGTCGCCGCCGAGCAGGAGCTGCCTTTGACGCCCTCGATGACCGAAGGGCCGTACTTCAAGCCGGACTCGCCGCTGCGCAGTTCCCTGATCGAGGAGGGTGTCTCGGGAACGCCAATCCTGCTCACCGGGCAAGTGCTCGCGCCGGATGGACAGCCGATCGCGGGCGCCGTGGTCGATATCTGGCAGGCGGACGAGCGCGGTCGCTACGACACAGCGGGCTATCGACTGCGCGGTCACACCCTGACCGATGAGAACGGCGTGTATGCGCTGGAGACGATCGTGCCCGGGCTCTATCCGGGACGCACGCGCCACATCCATGTCAAGGTGCAGGCGCCCGGCGGACCTGTCCTGACGACCCAGCTGTTCTTCCCCGACGAAGCCGCTAACGCTCGCGACCGCATCTTCGACCCCAGGCTCCTCCTCGAGGTGCAGGAGAGCGAGCACGGGCTCGTCGGCCGCTTCACCTTCGTTGTCGCGATTGCCTAG
- a CDS encoding xanthine dehydrogenase family protein molybdopterin-binding subunit has product MTELKVVGKALPRIDGPEKVTGRTVYAADMQLPGMLHAKVLRCPYPHALIKRIDTSKAKAYPGVVAVVTADDLPPADRDPSVRSHAVLVEREAIFEGQAVAAVAAETPYIAEEALDLIEVEYEELPAVLDPEEAIKPDAPPTRRPLDEIDVSEIEGHVTVDISTADDAEAHRRSPNISNRLHFVRGNVEKGFEEADIIVEGRFDSKMAHQAYLEPQACVAHYDATGKLTIWTPTQGQFYQRNEIARILGLPHEKINLVGTEVGGGFGAKVAPLIQPLTALLSMKTGRPVKLVLTRREDLMNSVPAPRGIVEGKIGATKDGRLTTFKARIIFDSGAFPAGTPVGATMMIAACYKFDHLDVEGIEVLTNKCGAGAYRAPGMPEVTFAIEQLVDEVCRQGGFDPIELRKKNVCREGDLMPNGRPWPKIGLYECLEALENSELWRTRHQTKNGGKPRGVGVAIGAWPGGMQPASALVKMNENGTFKVVVGSNDISGVNTSFTMIAAEELGVPMHMVTTVTADTDTAPYGGLAAGSKTLYSGGKSVQAAAQDARRQILAIASRELDANPEDLVIEDGVVFVPGTDKKITFQRIAALTMGFGSRYAPVVGRGGEVIRNQAPGTTAQAVEIELDPETGNVTVTRAAVAQDVGKAINRLSIIGQMEGGVTQCLGMGLTEELIFDERGKMRNPVFLDYRLLTALDVPRIETLIVEVPSPEGPFGARIAGEPSIIAGSAAIANALRDATGLRFYEAPMTPERVLRTLRKAGTAVSHPVVLGEAAL; this is encoded by the coding sequence CGGATTGATACGAGCAAGGCAAAGGCCTACCCGGGCGTCGTCGCGGTCGTCACCGCTGACGATCTGCCCCCCGCCGACCGCGACCCGTCTGTCCGTTCCCATGCCGTCCTCGTTGAGCGCGAGGCGATCTTCGAGGGCCAAGCGGTCGCTGCGGTCGCCGCAGAAACGCCCTACATCGCCGAGGAGGCGCTCGACCTGATCGAGGTCGAGTATGAGGAACTGCCGGCCGTGCTCGACCCGGAGGAGGCGATCAAGCCCGACGCCCCGCCGACCCGTCGTCCTCTCGATGAGATCGATGTCAGCGAAATCGAAGGGCACGTGACGGTAGACATCTCCACCGCCGACGATGCCGAGGCGCATCGCCGTTCCCCCAACATCTCGAACCGGCTGCACTTCGTGCGCGGCAATGTCGAGAAGGGGTTCGAAGAGGCGGACATCATCGTCGAAGGGCGCTTCGACTCGAAGATGGCGCACCAAGCCTATCTCGAGCCGCAAGCGTGCGTCGCCCATTATGACGCGACGGGCAAGCTGACGATCTGGACGCCGACCCAAGGGCAGTTCTATCAGCGCAACGAAATTGCCCGCATCCTCGGTCTGCCCCACGAGAAGATCAACCTTGTCGGCACCGAGGTCGGCGGTGGCTTCGGCGCAAAGGTGGCTCCCCTCATCCAGCCGCTCACCGCGCTCTTGTCGATGAAGACCGGCCGTCCGGTGAAGCTCGTGCTGACCCGCCGCGAAGACCTGATGAACTCTGTCCCTGCGCCGCGCGGGATCGTCGAGGGGAAGATCGGCGCGACCAAAGATGGGCGGCTGACGACGTTCAAGGCGCGCATCATCTTCGACTCGGGCGCCTTCCCCGCGGGAACGCCGGTGGGCGCAACGATGATGATCGCGGCCTGCTACAAGTTCGACCACCTCGATGTCGAAGGGATCGAGGTGCTGACGAACAAGTGCGGCGCGGGCGCCTACCGCGCGCCGGGCATGCCGGAAGTGACCTTCGCGATCGAGCAGCTGGTGGACGAAGTCTGCCGCCAGGGCGGCTTCGACCCGATCGAACTGCGCAAGAAGAATGTCTGCCGCGAAGGCGACCTGATGCCGAACGGCCGGCCGTGGCCGAAGATCGGGCTGTACGAATGCCTCGAAGCGCTTGAGAACTCCGAGCTGTGGCGGACGCGCCACCAGACGAAGAACGGCGGCAAGCCGCGCGGGGTAGGGGTGGCCATCGGCGCGTGGCCGGGCGGCATGCAGCCGGCGAGCGCGCTGGTCAAGATGAATGAGAACGGCACGTTCAAGGTCGTGGTCGGCTCGAACGACATCAGCGGCGTCAACACCAGCTTCACCATGATCGCCGCAGAAGAGCTGGGCGTGCCGATGCACATGGTGACGACGGTCACCGCCGACACCGACACCGCTCCGTACGGCGGGCTTGCCGCCGGTTCCAAGACGCTCTACTCGGGCGGCAAGTCAGTGCAGGCGGCAGCGCAGGATGCGCGCCGGCAGATCCTCGCCATCGCCTCGCGCGAGCTCGACGCCAACCCCGAAGATCTCGTTATCGAAGATGGCGTCGTCTTTGTCCCCGGCACCGACAAGAAGATCACCTTCCAGCGGATCGCCGCGCTGACAATGGGCTTCGGCAGCCGCTACGCGCCGGTGGTCGGCCGCGGCGGCGAGGTGATCCGCAACCAAGCGCCCGGCACGACCGCTCAAGCCGTCGAGATTGAGCTCGACCCAGAGACCGGCAATGTCACCGTCACCCGCGCTGCTGTCGCGCAGGATGTCGGGAAAGCGATCAACCGGCTCTCCATCATCGGCCAGATGGAAGGCGGGGTGACCCAGTGTCTCGGCATGGGCCTGACGGAGGAATTGATCTTCGATGAGCGCGGCAAGATGCGGAACCCGGTCTTCCTCGACTATCGCCTGCTTACCGCGCTTGACGTGCCGCGGATCGAGACCCTTATCGTCGAAGTGCCGTCGCCGGAGGGACCGTTCGGCGCCCGCATCGCTGGCGAGCCGTCGATCATCGCGGGAAGCGCGGCGATCGCCAACGCCCTGCGCGATGCCACGGGGCTGCGCTTTTACGAGGCGCCGATGACCCCCGAGCGGGTCCTGCGCACCCTGCGAAAGGCAGGCACGGCGGTCAGTCATCCGGTCGTGCTCGGCGAGGCCGCTCTCTAA
- a CDS encoding universal stress protein, translating to MYDPIILALDGSDLAAEAIPHAIALARDFDAEILIVRAVELPREYYEVAPYMAPAIASSLIDEAYEQAEAYVRSQVEALQAKGLRARGRCRSGDPATVILEAADEHRGGVVVIATHGRSGLSRWAMGSVADRVVRHSPVPVLLIRSGQPIPAPRAEKAESTTNS from the coding sequence ATGTACGACCCGATTATCCTCGCGCTCGACGGCTCTGATTTGGCCGCGGAAGCCATCCCTCACGCTATCGCTCTGGCCCGTGACTTCGACGCGGAGATCCTGATCGTTCGGGCGGTCGAGTTGCCCCGGGAGTATTACGAAGTCGCCCCGTACATGGCGCCGGCAATCGCCTCGAGTTTGATCGATGAGGCGTATGAGCAGGCAGAGGCGTATGTCCGAAGCCAAGTCGAGGCGCTGCAGGCGAAGGGGCTCCGCGCCCGCGGGCGCTGCCGGAGCGGCGACCCGGCGACGGTCATCCTCGAAGCAGCCGATGAGCATCGGGGCGGCGTCGTCGTTATCGCCACCCATGGCCGCTCTGGCCTCAGCCGCTGGGCGATGGGCAGCGTCGCCGACCGCGTCGTCCGTCATTCGCCGGTTCCGGTCCTGCTCATTCGGTCGGGACAGCCGATCCCGGCGCCCCGGGCGGAGAAGGCCGAGTCGACGACGAACTCGTAG